From a region of the Corallococcus coralloides DSM 2259 genome:
- a CDS encoding DUF1552 domain-containing protein codes for MFSRRTVLKGMAAGLFAPYFHDVYAQSSALPARLVLVLECNGVYPRALLSTGTRAALGGRANTSDRLFWDAYKDTPLVREGDNLASAISLGPLAGSSGNLDLVNRSAVLLGLSNLIAGGGHSSGTGGLSCAVNGAGATFDAVIAPRLRRGAPFDVLRLGTSSARVSIVYETCALGPRKPAGIIVNPSLAFDSTFGSLLGGSTNGRDRQMLFDFALADSRKALAEFRGNSNERLKLERYLSSLESLRTREDQLAGMADRVRPYLPLAPKDNPLLTGAGSPPDSLKWFEAQFQIATAALLGGLTNTVVLATGTSGFDVAYGPDVSDVPRHSLQHGLDAGQNWERVAEVTRRHVQLVANLARTLAATPEVGASGSMLDHTAIVFMSDNGEQHHSTSREWPKLVVGGNALGLKTDGRTVVYPKYDAPRNRQVSNLFNTLGHAFGDADFNTFGQEGSTRIAPGPLSELYG; via the coding sequence ATGTTCTCGCGACGAACCGTCCTGAAGGGCATGGCCGCCGGCCTCTTCGCGCCCTACTTCCACGACGTCTACGCCCAGTCGTCAGCGTTGCCGGCGCGCCTGGTGCTGGTCCTCGAGTGCAATGGCGTCTACCCCCGCGCGCTCCTGAGCACGGGCACGCGCGCGGCGCTGGGGGGACGCGCCAACACCTCCGACCGCCTCTTCTGGGACGCGTACAAGGACACGCCGCTGGTGCGTGAGGGCGACAATCTCGCCAGCGCGATCAGCCTCGGGCCGCTGGCGGGGTCTTCCGGCAACCTCGACCTGGTGAACCGCTCCGCCGTGCTGCTGGGGCTCTCGAACCTCATCGCGGGCGGCGGGCACTCCAGCGGGACGGGCGGGCTGAGCTGCGCGGTGAACGGCGCGGGCGCGACCTTCGACGCGGTGATCGCACCTCGGCTGCGCCGGGGTGCGCCGTTCGACGTGCTGCGCCTGGGCACCAGCTCCGCGCGCGTGTCGATCGTGTACGAAACCTGTGCGCTCGGACCCCGCAAGCCCGCGGGCATCATCGTCAATCCGTCGCTCGCGTTCGACAGCACCTTCGGCTCGCTGCTCGGCGGCTCGACGAATGGGCGCGATCGCCAGATGCTCTTCGACTTCGCGCTGGCCGACTCGCGCAAGGCGCTGGCGGAGTTCAGGGGCAACTCCAACGAGCGGCTGAAACTGGAGCGCTACCTCTCCTCGCTCGAGTCGCTGCGCACGCGGGAGGATCAGCTCGCGGGCATGGCGGACCGCGTGCGGCCCTACCTGCCGCTGGCGCCGAAGGACAACCCGCTCCTCACCGGCGCGGGCTCACCGCCCGACTCGCTGAAGTGGTTCGAGGCGCAGTTCCAGATCGCCACGGCGGCCCTCCTGGGCGGGCTGACGAACACGGTCGTGCTGGCGACGGGCACCTCGGGCTTCGACGTGGCCTACGGCCCGGACGTGAGCGACGTCCCGCGACACAGCTTGCAGCACGGCCTGGATGCGGGGCAGAACTGGGAGCGCGTCGCCGAGGTCACCCGCCGCCACGTGCAGTTGGTGGCGAACCTGGCGAGGACGCTGGCCGCCACGCCCGAGGTCGGCGCGAGCGGCTCGATGCTGGATCACACGGCGATCGTCTTCATGTCCGACAACGGCGAGCAGCACCACTCCACCTCGCGTGAGTGGCCGAAGCTCGTGGTGGGCGGCAACGCGCTGGGCCTGAAGACCGACGGGCGCACGGTCGTGTACCCGAAGTACGACGCGCCCCGGAACCGGCAGGTCTCCAACCTCTTCAACACGCTCGGCCACGCGTTCGGAGACGCGGACTTCAACACCTTCGGGCAGGAGGGCAGCACGCGCATCGCGCCGGGACCGCTGAGCGAGCTGTACGGCTGA
- a CDS encoding SRPBCC family protein, translating into MKNRTTVERKSERETVVTRTFNAPARIVFEAWTKPELFKKWWVPKSMGMTLVSCEMDVRTGGTYRLVFGQGMAFFGRYTEVTPHSRLVWTNEEGGDDASVTTVTFEEKEGKTLLVVSELYPSKEALDAAGGAAEALVETFQQLDELLVTLGASAGRA; encoded by the coding sequence ATGAAGAACCGCACGACCGTGGAGCGGAAGTCCGAGCGTGAGACCGTCGTCACGCGGACTTTCAATGCTCCGGCACGCATCGTGTTCGAGGCGTGGACAAAGCCCGAGCTGTTCAAGAAGTGGTGGGTGCCGAAGTCGATGGGAATGACCCTGGTTTCCTGCGAGATGGATGTTCGTACCGGGGGCACGTACCGTCTGGTGTTCGGCCAGGGGATGGCGTTCTTCGGTAGGTACACCGAAGTGACACCGCACTCGCGCCTCGTCTGGACCAATGAGGAAGGGGGTGACGATGCGTCCGTCACCACGGTGACCTTCGAGGAAAAAGAGGGCAAGACGCTGCTGGTCGTGAGCGAGCTCTACCCCTCGAAGGAAGCTCTCGACGCTGCTGGCGGGGCGGCGGAGGCGCTGGTCGAGACGTTCCAGCAACTGGACGAGCTTCTCGTCACCCTGGGCGCGAGCGCAGGACGGGCCTGA
- a CDS encoding ArsR/SmtB family transcription factor, which translates to MVQYSNAGLDASFAALSDATRRGVLEQLGRAEASITDLAEKFNMTLTGMKKHVGVLERAGLVSTEKVGRVRTCKIGPRRLEEEMAWLERYRQLWDARFDELDRVVEELKRKEQVDGRKKRE; encoded by the coding sequence ATGGTTCAGTATTCAAATGCCGGCCTCGATGCTTCGTTCGCCGCGCTCTCCGACGCCACCCGACGCGGTGTTCTGGAGCAGCTGGGGCGTGCGGAGGCCTCGATCACGGACCTCGCCGAGAAGTTCAACATGACCCTCACGGGCATGAAGAAGCACGTCGGTGTCCTGGAGCGGGCCGGGCTCGTGAGCACGGAGAAGGTCGGGCGCGTGCGGACCTGCAAGATCGGCCCGCGCCGGCTGGAGGAAGAGATGGCGTGGCTCGAGCGGTACCGCCAGCTCTGGGACGCACGCTTCGACGAGTTGGACAGGGTTGTCGAGGAATTGAAACGGAAGGAACAGGTCGATGGACGCAAGAAGAGAGAGTGA